From Paraflavitalea devenefica, the proteins below share one genomic window:
- a CDS encoding TraG family conjugative transposon ATPase, with amino-acid sequence MAFLITVALLVVAAILLQLRERKPVAKNLASLLPVYKIENDLLVSKHGDITAVFKVELPELFTLSSEEYEGLHHTWVRAIRLLPAGTILHKQDWFVEAKFQGKFEREEAPTFIQQESERFFHERPVLDHDCYVMITRKANGRKPSSSVFSNLLRSSIVPQDAVTGQALHDFTDKLGQFARLLSDGGWIKVERMTGDQLGGSDTEVGILERYLFLHNKQEKPLIRDIRFKPEFMVGEKYCQMFAMADVEDMPSLAGSRINYDKYSTDKTKFSIGFAAPLGQILSCNHIYNQVIVVEDTQKVLKKLESKRLRLQSLSAYSRENAISREAVNAFLNEAISQGRQPVRAHYNLLVWSEKASDLKELRNKAASALAQMDANPRQEIVGAPQIFWGCMPGNEADLPDNEMLDTFAEQAACFFTMESTYRDSISDFGLRVVDRSGRPIWLDISDIVMRNGTVTNRNKAVFGGSGSGKSLLMAHLHRSYYEQGAHIVIVDVGHSYKGLCDLVNGYYFTYSEQNPIKFNPFFVDSSDIMDTEFKESLKTLILSLWKKDDEPFRRSEYVAISNALHYYYEYLGQHPEVFPCFDTFYEWVKTDYVQILDKQEVKEKEFDVANFLYVLRPFYGDGEFGYLLNATEKLDLLHQRFIVYELDNIKDHAILFSVTTLMIMSNFISKMRKLKGVRKVITIEEAWKAIAKAGMAEFIKYLYKTIRKFYGEAIVVSQEIDDVISSPIIKEAILNNADCKILLDMRKFANRFDQIQTTLGMQDKGKMMVLSLNKANDPARKYREFYVDLSGQVMKVYGYEPSPAEYWAYTTEEKEKLQVQQYAAKFGGDIKQGIRALLADLKENEKK; translated from the coding sequence ATGGCCTTTCTAATTACCGTGGCACTCCTGGTTGTCGCAGCGATTCTATTGCAGCTGCGCGAACGAAAACCGGTAGCCAAAAACCTGGCATCGCTGCTACCCGTCTATAAGATCGAAAACGACCTGCTCGTTAGCAAACATGGCGACATCACCGCCGTCTTTAAAGTGGAACTGCCGGAACTGTTCACCCTCTCCTCAGAGGAATATGAAGGGCTGCACCATACATGGGTCCGCGCCATCCGGCTGCTACCCGCGGGCACCATCCTGCACAAACAGGACTGGTTTGTTGAAGCCAAATTCCAAGGGAAGTTTGAGCGCGAAGAAGCACCTACTTTCATTCAACAGGAAAGTGAACGTTTCTTCCACGAACGCCCTGTCCTGGACCATGACTGCTACGTGATGATCACCCGCAAAGCCAACGGCCGCAAACCTTCCAGTAGCGTATTTTCTAATTTGCTTCGATCCAGTATCGTTCCACAGGATGCCGTTACCGGCCAGGCCCTTCATGACTTTACCGACAAGCTCGGCCAATTTGCCCGCCTGCTCAGCGATGGCGGCTGGATAAAAGTAGAACGTATGACCGGTGACCAACTGGGTGGAAGCGATACCGAAGTAGGTATCCTGGAACGCTATCTTTTTTTACACAACAAACAGGAGAAACCACTGATCCGAGATATCCGGTTTAAACCCGAATTCATGGTCGGTGAAAAATACTGCCAGATGTTTGCCATGGCAGACGTGGAGGATATGCCCAGTCTGGCCGGATCCCGAATCAATTATGACAAGTACAGCACCGACAAAACCAAATTCAGCATTGGCTTTGCCGCTCCTTTAGGACAGATACTATCCTGCAATCATATCTATAACCAGGTGATCGTAGTAGAGGATACGCAGAAGGTGCTTAAAAAACTGGAGTCCAAACGGCTCCGCCTGCAATCCCTCAGCGCCTATTCGCGCGAAAACGCCATTAGCCGCGAAGCTGTCAACGCTTTCCTGAATGAAGCTATCAGCCAGGGACGCCAACCCGTACGGGCACATTATAACCTGTTGGTATGGTCGGAAAAAGCCAGCGACCTGAAAGAACTTCGTAACAAGGCTGCCTCCGCCCTGGCACAAATGGATGCCAACCCTCGCCAGGAAATTGTCGGGGCCCCGCAGATCTTCTGGGGATGCATGCCTGGCAATGAAGCTGACCTGCCCGACAATGAAATGCTGGACACCTTCGCCGAACAGGCCGCCTGCTTTTTTACCATGGAATCCACCTACCGCGATTCCATCAGCGACTTTGGCCTTCGCGTGGTAGATCGCTCCGGGCGACCCATCTGGCTGGATATATCCGACATCGTGATGCGCAATGGCACCGTCACCAATCGGAACAAGGCAGTGTTTGGTGGCTCGGGTTCTGGCAAAAGCCTCCTGATGGCGCACCTCCATAGGAGTTACTATGAGCAGGGGGCACACATCGTTATCGTAGACGTGGGCCATAGTTACAAAGGTTTATGCGACCTGGTGAATGGATATTATTTCACCTACTCGGAACAGAACCCCATCAAATTCAATCCATTTTTTGTCGATAGCTCCGACATTATGGACACAGAATTTAAAGAGAGCTTGAAAACACTCATTTTGTCGCTCTGGAAAAAAGATGATGAACCTTTTCGTAGGTCCGAGTACGTAGCCATTTCTAATGCGCTCCATTATTACTACGAATATCTTGGCCAGCACCCGGAAGTTTTTCCCTGCTTCGATACCTTTTATGAGTGGGTGAAAACCGACTATGTACAGATCCTTGACAAACAGGAAGTAAAGGAAAAGGAATTCGATGTAGCCAACTTTCTCTATGTTCTGCGGCCCTTTTACGGCGATGGTGAATTCGGGTACCTGCTCAATGCCACCGAGAAACTGGATCTGCTGCATCAACGGTTCATCGTGTATGAACTGGACAATATCAAGGACCATGCAATTTTATTTTCTGTGACCACGCTGATGATTATGTCAAATTTTATCTCGAAGATGCGCAAGCTCAAAGGCGTGAGAAAGGTGATCACGATAGAAGAAGCCTGGAAGGCTATCGCCAAAGCCGGGATGGCGGAATTCATCAAGTATCTCTACAAGACGATAAGAAAATTTTACGGTGAGGCGATCGTTGTGTCTCAGGAAATTGATGACGTGATCTCCAGTCCCATTATCAAGGAAGCGATACTGAATAATGCGGATTGTAAGATACTTCTGGACATGCGCAAATTCGCCAATCGTTTTGATCAGATTCAAACTACGCTCGGTATGCAGGATAAGGGCAAGATGATGGTGCTCAGCCTGAACAAAGCCAATGACCCAGCCCGTAAGTACCGCGAGTTTTACGTGGACCTGTCAGGCCAGGTAATGAAGGTCTATGGCTACGAACCCAGCCCGGCCGAATACTGGGCTTACACGACCGAAGAAAAGGAAAAGCTGCAGGTGCAACAGTATGCTGCCAAATTTGGCGGTGATATCAAACAAGGCATCCGTGCTTTATTGGCGGATTTAAAGGAAAATGAAAAAAAATAG
- a CDS encoding conjugal transfer protein TraI — protein MKRIFFTLGLTMTLCLVSIRPAQAEPITVIITTAVKKILKAMDLAVQRLQNVTIKLQNAQKALENVMSKLKLDEIFEWTEKQRKLFAGYYEELWKVKNAIATYKRTRAIVDNQLAVLAEYRRAVRLFSGDPHFTQEKLDDIMEVYLGILNESLKNVEQISIVINGFTTQMSDAKRMEIINATDDRVKRNLIDIRKFTNDQVIARVQKARDEQELATLQQYYGITE, from the coding sequence ATGAAACGGATTTTTTTTACTTTAGGACTGACTATGACCCTGTGTCTGGTAAGTATCCGCCCGGCGCAGGCCGAACCGATTACGGTGATCATTACCACCGCGGTAAAGAAAATACTTAAGGCCATGGACCTGGCCGTGCAGCGGCTGCAAAACGTGACCATCAAACTCCAGAATGCACAAAAGGCTTTGGAGAACGTCATGAGCAAGCTGAAGCTGGACGAAATATTTGAGTGGACAGAAAAGCAACGGAAGTTATTTGCGGGCTATTACGAGGAACTCTGGAAAGTCAAAAATGCCATCGCCACCTACAAACGTACAAGGGCGATTGTCGACAACCAACTGGCCGTACTGGCTGAATACAGAAGGGCCGTTCGCCTGTTCTCCGGTGACCCGCACTTTACGCAGGAAAAGCTGGACGACATCATGGAAGTCTACCTTGGAATCCTGAACGAAAGCCTTAAAAACGTGGAACAGATCTCCATTGTGATTAATGGCTTCACCACCCAGATGTCAGACGCCAAACGGATGGAGATCATCAACGCAACGGATGATAGGGTAAAGAGGAACCTTATCGACATTCGCAAATTTACCAATGACCAGGTCATTGCCAGGGTGCAAAAGGCCCGTGACGAACAGGAACTGGCGACCCTGCAACAGTATTATGGAATAACGGAATAA
- a CDS encoding TerB family tellurite resistance protein, protein MKTICTWGMILLLQLPLFGSRLYAQSHEAAVLLLNIEKLNQLREILDKMYDGYKLVSDGYTKIKNVTSGNFQLHDLFLDALFVVNPTVRKYRRVVDIVEYQLRIVQEYKAAYRRFQRSGVFKPEQLVYIAEVYGRLTDDSLKNLDELLLVITARKLRMSDDERITAIDRIFSDVQKQLMFLRRFNNQQNMLAIERTREQTELNSVKNLYGIE, encoded by the coding sequence ATGAAAACGATTTGTACATGGGGGATGATCCTGCTGCTGCAGTTACCCCTCTTTGGATCCAGGCTTTACGCCCAGTCGCATGAGGCCGCTGTTCTGTTGCTCAACATTGAAAAACTCAATCAGCTACGCGAAATCCTGGACAAAATGTATGACGGCTATAAGCTGGTCTCCGATGGCTATACCAAAATTAAAAACGTCACCAGTGGCAACTTCCAGTTGCATGACCTGTTCCTGGATGCCCTTTTTGTGGTCAATCCAACGGTAAGAAAATACCGGCGTGTAGTCGATATCGTAGAGTACCAGTTGCGGATTGTACAGGAGTACAAGGCCGCCTACCGCAGATTCCAGCGAAGCGGCGTATTTAAACCTGAACAGTTGGTATATATCGCCGAAGTATACGGGAGGCTTACAGACGACAGCCTCAAAAACTTAGACGAACTGCTATTAGTGATCACCGCCCGCAAACTACGAATGAGCGATGACGAAAGGATTACCGCCATCGACCGAATATTTAGTGATGTCCAAAAACAACTGATGTTTCTCAGGCGGTTTAATAACCAGCAAAACATGCTGGCTATTGAACGGACACGCGAACAAACAGAACTCAACAGCGTGAAAAACTTATACGGCATTGAGTAA
- the traJ gene encoding conjugative transposon protein TraJ, with protein sequence MRIRIIVTLATSILLPCLAQAQGVPEEIHSLHDVLDDLFDEMLVMSEELLDASRVIAGFAAVFYIGYRVWKHIANAEAIDFFPLLRPFALGFCISIFPQVISLMNAVLYPTVAATRAMVESSNTSIEKLIVQRQKELEETKSYKMYGVNDGEGDRDVWMYYTHRTEIGDEGLFGGIGNDIEFSMDRAYYNLKSWFKDVISFLLQLLYEAAALCINTIRTFNLLICALLGPFVFALSIFDGLQHSLTVWLARYINFYLWLPIANVLGSLLGKIQEGMIKLDLEQMERFGDTFFTTADIGYLVFMIIGIVAFFTVPNLSNLIINTGGGSILTSKVTNMTIGNVSSLGMAAAGGIGMAADAFGNNNLRMTKGESGHGVGSGYFGDKLG encoded by the coding sequence ATGCGAATACGTATAATCGTCACCTTGGCCACTTCTATCCTTTTACCCTGCCTGGCACAGGCCCAGGGGGTGCCAGAAGAGATCCACAGCCTTCATGACGTGCTGGATGATCTCTTCGATGAAATGCTCGTCATGAGCGAAGAACTGCTGGACGCCAGTCGCGTCATAGCAGGTTTTGCCGCCGTGTTTTATATCGGCTATCGCGTATGGAAACATATCGCCAATGCGGAGGCGATCGATTTTTTCCCTTTGCTACGCCCTTTTGCACTAGGATTTTGTATCTCGATTTTTCCGCAAGTCATCAGCCTCATGAATGCCGTGTTATATCCCACAGTAGCAGCCACCAGGGCCATGGTGGAGAGCTCTAACACCAGCATCGAAAAACTCATCGTGCAACGGCAAAAAGAACTGGAAGAGACCAAGTCTTATAAAATGTATGGCGTAAACGATGGGGAAGGAGATCGTGATGTCTGGATGTACTACACCCACCGAACAGAAATCGGCGATGAGGGCCTGTTTGGTGGCATCGGGAACGACATTGAATTTTCCATGGACAGGGCTTATTACAACCTGAAAAGCTGGTTTAAGGACGTCATTTCATTTTTACTGCAGTTGCTCTATGAAGCGGCCGCGCTTTGTATTAACACCATCCGTACGTTCAACCTGCTTATTTGCGCATTGCTGGGACCCTTCGTCTTTGCACTCTCCATTTTCGATGGCCTGCAACACAGCCTCACTGTCTGGCTGGCCCGCTACATCAACTTCTATCTCTGGCTGCCAATCGCTAACGTGCTGGGTTCCCTGCTCGGAAAAATACAGGAAGGCATGATCAAACTCGACCTGGAACAAATGGAGCGATTCGGCGATACCTTTTTTACCACGGCCGATATCGGGTATTTAGTGTTTATGATTATCGGAATTGTCGCCTTCTTTACCGTACCCAACCTCTCTAACCTGATCATCAATACCGGCGGCGGCTCCATCCTCACCTCCAAAGTTACCAATATGACTATCGGCAATGTCAGCTCGTTGGGCATGGCTGCCGCTGGCGGTATCGGCATGGCGGCAGATGCCTTTGGTAATAATAACCTGCGCATGACCAAAGGCGAAAGCGGCCATGGCGTAGGCTCCGGGTACTTTGGTGATAAACTGGGGTAG
- the traK gene encoding conjugative transposon protein TraK, translated as MQQLKNIDSAFKHVRLFTLVLIIAYTALLGYGVYRYTDQLSHASERIFIINDGKALVATSSTRRENIPVEAKDHVKTFHALFFTLSPDDKAIEANIRAALSLADRSAKAQYDDLKEKAYYSGIIRGNISQEVSCDSVAFSMASYPYRWRYFGKQRIIRTTAILTRTIITEGFLRTIERTEDNPHGFLIEKWTTLENKDLHLENR; from the coding sequence ATGCAACAACTTAAAAATATTGATTCGGCCTTTAAGCATGTGCGGCTTTTTACCCTGGTGCTCATCATCGCATACACCGCCCTGTTGGGTTATGGCGTATACCGCTATACCGATCAACTATCGCACGCTTCGGAACGAATATTTATCATCAATGACGGCAAAGCCCTTGTGGCCACCAGTTCCACCCGCCGCGAAAACATTCCGGTCGAGGCGAAAGACCATGTCAAAACCTTTCATGCCCTGTTTTTCACCTTGAGCCCGGATGACAAAGCCATTGAAGCTAATATTCGCGCAGCCCTGAGCCTGGCCGACCGCAGTGCCAAGGCACAATATGATGACCTGAAAGAGAAGGCCTACTACAGTGGCATTATTCGTGGTAACATCAGCCAGGAAGTGAGCTGCGATTCCGTTGCTTTTTCCATGGCCAGCTATCCCTACCGCTGGCGCTACTTTGGTAAACAACGGATCATCCGCACCACCGCCATCCTTACCCGAACCATAATCACCGAAGGCTTCCTTCGCACCATCGAACGTACTGAAGATAACCCACATGGCTTTTTAATCGAAAAATGGACCACCCTGGAAAACAAGGACCTCCACCTCGAAAACAGATAA